A region of the Clostridiales bacterium genome:
GACGCTTTTCGCTTCGACGTTTTTCAAGGTCCTTGATAAGACGTTGCAGACGTACTTTTTCATCAAGGCGTGAAGTCTTTTTACTCTCGCTTTTGCGAAGTTTGATTTCAGCGTCAAGATCGCGTAACTCTTTTTCAAGCCCGGCTTTCACGTCTTCAGACCAGTTGTCGAGTTTCTCCATTTCTTCCTCAAAGAAAGAATTATTACGTTCAGCATTGGCGGCAGTTATTTCCGCACGTTGTGCGGTGATTGCGTCAGCGAGTGCATTCTCAATTTCAGGGTGGACGCGATTAATCGCGTCCCTACTGTCATAACCGGGTAGTCGCAACATATACTCGGCAATGTCGGAAGGAATGGTTTCTCCTGTATCAGTAATACAAGCGTGAAGAAGAATATCCTCTTTCTCGAATGAGTCTATGGTAAGTTGCTCGACAGTGAGCCAGCCCGACTGACCGACAAGTTGCTTGATAAAAGCAACGTTAAGCGGTGAGTTACTGTAATCGAGTGTAACTTCGGAGACAGGAACAGGCGCAGCTTTTAGACCGGTTAGCATATATTGAGCGAGTGGATCACCAATGCGGTAAGGTCGTACACCATCTGCTAACTTAGCAGTGCGTCTATTCTCGGAGCTTACCATCATATATTCACCTGGGAAACGACGATACCAGCTAACGGCTCCGTTATCGACAAACGGATGGACGATAAACGAGTGGTCTGTATCGTTGAAATCGGCATAGTCAGCGAAATAACTTCGAGTGAGTTGCCATAGAGTCTGCTCGAATTGGTTGAGATTGTCTCGGGTTTCGGCAAGATCGCTGCGAAGTTTCTGCTTCACCGACTCGTCGAAGTTCTCTAATAGAGTGGTTCGGGCTTTCAGCATTCTATCGGAAATCTGCTCTTGCAGTTCCTCTTGGAGTGCATCGAAAGCCTCTTTAATTTCTTTGGGAGAGCGGCAAAGTTGATATATCTGCGCTATACGCTTTTCAAAATCTACACCATTGCCGATTGCGCCGAGAACTTCATCGGAAGCGCCGAAAACTCCGTTGAATAGCTGAAACTTTTGGTCAAGCAATTCATAAACGCGGACATCGGCAGCGTTTGCTTTATTGAGGAAGTTGATAACAACTACATCGAAATTCTGACCGTAACGGTGGCAACGTCCGATGCGCTGCTCAATGCGCTGTGGATTCCACGGCATATCATAGTTGACCACGAGCGAACAGAACTGAAGATTGATACCCTCAGCGGCAGCCTCAGTAGCAATCATAATAGTGGCTTCATCGCGGAAGTAGTCAACAAGAGCAGCACGTTTATCGGCGGTTACCGAGCCTGTGATCTTTGATGTACCCTTATGCTTTTCTTTCCAAGCCTTGTAAATGGCTGTGGATTGCTTGTCGGAATTAGAACCATTGAAAAGTACCACTTTTCCCTTATAGCCTCTCTTTTCGAGCAGGTCTAAAAGGAAATCTTGAGTACGGCGCGATTCAGTAAAGATAAGAGCCTTTTTGGACGCACCGAGTTCTTCAAGTTGAGCAAATCCCTGATTTAAGCCCTCAAAAAGTTGTTCCGCTTTTGAGTTGCGCTTAATCCTGAAGGCAAGTTCGCGGAATTTTTCAAGGTCTTTGATTTCCGCTTTCACACGCTCGATGTCTTCGGGCAAGAGCATTTCTTCCTCGTCCGGCTCGTCCCCGTCTTCTTCATCATCAAGCCATTCTTCGGTTTCACTCTCGTAGTCCTCGTAGTCGTACTTGAAAAGTTTATCATCGGACTGCTCAACGCCCTGGCGTTTGAGCTTAGCTTCCAACTTTTCAATTAGGGCGCAGAGAGTCCCGTATATAGCATGGGTTGAAGATGCAAGAAGTTTGCGGAGGATTAGCGTCATAAGCTGACGCTGACTGTTAGGAAGCGCATAAAGGCGTGGACGTTGCAGATACTCCGAAACAAGGTCGTAAAGTTCCTGTTCCTGTTTAGTAGGAAAAAACTCTTGCAGTATGGCGATACGCTTTGTGTATCGGATATATTCCAACACCTGTCGTCGAAGTGTTCGCTTACACAGAGGAGCAAGACGGCGACGTAGATTAGTATAATCGGTTTCGTCGAGATTGCGATTATACTGCATCTTGAAACTTTTGAGGTCGCCAAACGCATAATCATCTATTATGGTAGTCAGACCGTAAAGTTCAAGAATAGAGTTTTGGAGAGGCGTAGCCGTAAGTAGTATTTTCTTGCGGTCAGCAAGAGCGTTCTTTATTGTGTTGGAGA
Encoded here:
- a CDS encoding DEAD/DEAH box helicase family protein — its product is MFLLFNMKLTAAQQKYFAYWLTRSLPSDSLGKLTASLQDAQVDLTPHQIDAALFAFKSPLSKGAILADEVGLGKTIEAGIILSQFWAEHRRHLLIIAPANLRKQWATELHEKFFLPSRILEAKTFNRYIEDGNLNPFNCEEIVICSYQFAKTKAPYLKQTNWDLVVIDEAHRLRNVYKPTNKISNTIKNALADRKKILLTATPLQNSILELYGLTTIIDDYAFGDLKSFKMQYNRNLDETDYTNLRRRLAPLCKRTLRRQVLEYIRYTKRIAILQEFFPTKQEQELYDLVSEYLQRPRLYALPNSQRQLMTLILRKLLASSTHAIYGTLCALIEKLEAKLKRQGVEQSDDKLFKYDYEDYESETEEWLDDEEDGDEPDEEEMLLPEDIERVKAEIKDLEKFRELAFRIKRNSKAEQLFEGLNQGFAQLEELGASKKALIFTESRRTQDFLLDLLEKRGYKGKVVLFNGSNSDKQSTAIYKAWKEKHKGTSKITGSVTADKRAALVDYFRDEATIMIATEAAAEGINLQFCSLVVNYDMPWNPQRIEQRIGRCHRYGQNFDVVVINFLNKANAADVRVYELLDQKFQLFNGVFGASDEVLGAIGNGVDFEKRIAQIYQLCRSPKEIKEAFDALQEELQEQISDRMLKARTTLLENFDESVKQKLRSDLAETRDNLNQFEQTLWQLTRSYFADYADFNDTDHSFIVHPFVDNGAVSWYRRFPGEYMMVSSENRRTAKLADGVRPYRIGDPLAQYMLTGLKAAPVPVSEVTLDYSNSPLNVAFIKQLVGQSGWLTVEQLTIDSFEKEDILLHACITDTGETIPSDIAEYMLRLPGYDSRDAINRVHPEIENALADAITAQRAEITAANAERNNSFFEEEMEKLDNWSEDVKAGLEKELRDLDAEIKLRKSESKKTSRLDEKVRLQRLIKDLEKRRSEKRLNLYQAQDDVDSKKEELLSKVEAMLAQKIEQTKLITFHWKIL